In the genome of Vicinamibacterales bacterium, one region contains:
- a CDS encoding NAD(P) transhydrogenase subunit alpha — protein MDSLDFWSMLFVFMLATFVGFQVIQNVSRLLHTPLMSLTNAISAIAVVGSILIAGERESDLTTLLGVVAVAASMTNIVSGFLITDRMLKMFREKQK, from the coding sequence ATGGATTCGCTCGATTTCTGGTCGATGCTCTTCGTGTTCATGCTGGCGACGTTCGTCGGCTTCCAGGTCATTCAGAACGTCTCGCGCCTGCTCCACACGCCGCTGATGTCGCTGACCAACGCGATCTCGGCGATCGCGGTCGTCGGCTCGATCCTGATCGCCGGCGAGCGGGAGTCGGATCTGACGACCCTGCTGGGCGTGGTGGCGGTGGCCGCGTCGATGACCAACATCGTGAGCGGGTTCCTGATCACCGATCGGATGCTCAAGATGTTCCGCGAGAAGCAGAAGTGA
- a CDS encoding PadR family transcriptional regulator: MGTTSLARELKRGSAELLILALLEERQRHGYEIGQLIASRSDGEINFHVTSLYPTLYRLEDRGLIEGRWVEREGQRRRRYYKLTRSGRATLARQRGVWDTFFSALNRVARIRTAS, encoded by the coding sequence ATGGGCACGACATCGCTGGCGCGGGAGCTGAAACGCGGCAGCGCCGAGCTCCTCATCCTCGCCCTGCTCGAAGAGCGCCAGCGGCACGGCTACGAGATCGGCCAGTTGATCGCGAGCCGCTCGGACGGGGAGATCAACTTTCACGTCACCTCGCTCTACCCGACGCTCTATCGCCTCGAGGACCGCGGGCTGATCGAAGGGCGCTGGGTGGAGCGTGAAGGTCAGCGCCGGCGCCGCTACTACAAGCTGACGCGCAGCGGCCGCGCGACGCTGGCGCGCCAGCGCGGCGTCTGGGACACCTTCTTCTCGGCGCTCAATCGCGTCGCCCGGATACGGACCGCGTCATGA